A section of the Marinoscillum sp. 108 genome encodes:
- the thrA gene encoding bifunctional aspartate kinase/homoserine dehydrogenase I has protein sequence MKVLKFGGTSVGSEEAIRQVARIVHSSIDQLVLVTSAVGGVTDQLVHIGELAASGRKDYASFIEGVKVQHEQLYYNLIENKPDEQFYKIIEEFEDICKGVWLLRELTPRSADYIYSTGERLSTLIISEFFRNEGIDVTLYDSRDYIITDDHFGHAHVDFKETTKRLKEVSKTFSKVNLFPGFIASTADNQTTTLGRGGSDYSAAILAGVLDADHFEVWTDVDGLMTADPRMVKRAHFIEHVSYEEALELSHFGAKVIYPPSIQPALEKGISITIKNTFNPEHPGTLITKEWDQDKELIRGISSIKDISLVTLSGNSMVGVPKFSYRFFRALSEAHINVILITQSSSEHSITVGIDTKDSKAAVKALNAEFEEQIENHKIDPIQAENNLSIIALVGSNMKNQVGVSGQMFNVLGKNGVSIKAIAQGSSERNISAVIAKDDLNKALNVLHESFFLSVTKRINLFIIGTGNVGKAFIQQLVQQFTYLKKHHQLNIKIIGLGNSRLMHFENDGIPLSKWESILQAGEKYSSEQFLEKMYNANLRNSIFIDITASEDVAGLYPQILKKSISVVTPNKIAATGSYADYLNLKGMSRRYGSRFLFETNVCAGLPVLSTLSDLVRSGDQIHQIEAVLSGTLVFLFNEYNGKTKFVDVIKKAKQLGYTEPDPRLDLFGSDVKRKIVILIRESGYKCDYEDIQLNSFLPESCLESNSVEDFYTKVEKEEAHFKNLYEAANKEGKRLKVVAKYKNGHGSVGLEAVDSAHPFYNLEGKDNIVLFYTNRYKEQPMVIKGAGAGAEVTASGIFADVLRLAQTD, from the coding sequence ATGAAAGTACTAAAATTTGGAGGTACCTCGGTAGGTAGTGAGGAAGCAATCAGACAAGTAGCCAGAATTGTTCATTCATCTATAGATCAGTTGGTGTTGGTCACATCGGCTGTGGGTGGAGTCACCGATCAGCTGGTACACATCGGAGAGCTGGCCGCTTCCGGCCGCAAAGATTACGCTTCATTCATAGAAGGAGTGAAAGTGCAACATGAGCAGCTCTATTATAACCTCATAGAAAACAAACCCGATGAGCAATTCTACAAAATCATCGAAGAGTTTGAAGACATCTGCAAGGGCGTGTGGCTCCTTCGCGAACTCACCCCCAGAAGTGCAGACTACATCTACAGCACTGGTGAGCGACTTTCTACTTTGATCATTTCTGAGTTTTTCAGAAACGAGGGAATCGACGTGACCCTCTATGACAGCCGTGACTACATCATCACCGATGATCATTTTGGTCATGCCCACGTAGATTTCAAAGAAACCACTAAAAGACTCAAAGAAGTCAGCAAGACCTTCAGCAAAGTAAACCTGTTTCCGGGATTCATTGCCTCTACAGCTGACAACCAAACCACCACCCTTGGACGGGGAGGCTCAGACTACTCTGCCGCCATTCTGGCCGGAGTGCTCGATGCGGATCATTTTGAAGTGTGGACCGATGTGGACGGACTCATGACCGCCGACCCGCGCATGGTCAAGCGTGCACATTTCATTGAGCACGTTTCCTATGAGGAAGCGCTCGAGCTTTCACACTTTGGCGCTAAAGTGATCTATCCGCCCAGCATCCAGCCAGCGCTGGAAAAAGGCATCTCCATCACCATCAAAAATACTTTCAACCCGGAGCATCCGGGTACGCTGATCACCAAAGAATGGGATCAGGACAAAGAATTGATCAGAGGGATTTCCAGCATCAAAGACATCTCGCTGGTCACCCTCAGTGGCAACAGCATGGTGGGCGTCCCGAAGTTCTCCTACCGCTTCTTCAGGGCCCTGTCGGAAGCACACATCAATGTGATCCTGATCACTCAGTCCAGTTCTGAGCATTCGATCACCGTGGGGATCGACACGAAAGATTCAAAGGCCGCCGTGAAAGCCCTCAATGCAGAGTTTGAAGAGCAAATTGAAAATCACAAGATCGACCCGATCCAGGCTGAAAACAACCTTTCGATCATCGCGCTGGTGGGCTCCAATATGAAAAATCAGGTGGGGGTTAGTGGCCAGATGTTTAACGTACTGGGTAAAAATGGCGTGAGCATCAAAGCCATCGCTCAGGGATCCTCTGAGCGTAATATCTCCGCTGTGATTGCCAAAGATGACCTAAACAAAGCACTGAACGTACTTCATGAGAGCTTCTTCCTTTCTGTCACCAAGAGGATCAACCTCTTCATCATCGGTACAGGCAATGTCGGAAAGGCCTTCATCCAGCAGTTGGTTCAGCAATTTACTTACCTCAAGAAACACCATCAGCTGAACATCAAAATCATTGGTCTGGGCAACTCCCGACTCATGCACTTTGAGAATGATGGAATCCCCCTTTCGAAATGGGAATCCATCCTGCAGGCAGGAGAAAAATACTCCAGCGAGCAGTTTTTGGAGAAAATGTACAACGCCAACCTACGCAACAGTATTTTCATAGACATTACAGCCTCTGAAGATGTAGCCGGACTCTATCCGCAAATACTGAAAAAGAGTATTTCGGTGGTTACACCTAACAAAATAGCCGCAACAGGATCCTATGCAGACTACCTCAACCTGAAAGGGATGAGTAGACGCTACGGAAGCAGATTCCTTTTTGAGACCAACGTATGCGCTGGCTTGCCGGTGCTCTCTACGCTGAGTGATCTGGTAAGAAGTGGCGATCAGATCCACCAGATTGAAGCAGTGCTTTCCGGTACCCTGGTCTTTTTGTTCAATGAATACAACGGCAAAACCAAGTTTGTAGACGTGATCAAAAAAGCCAAACAACTGGGATACACCGAGCCTGACCCTCGACTGGATCTTTTCGGATCGGATGTCAAACGAAAAATAGTGATTCTGATCAGAGAAAGTGGCTACAAATGCGACTATGAAGACATTCAATTAAATTCTTTCCTTCCTGAAAGCTGTCTGGAGAGCAATTCGGTAGAAGACTTCTACACCAAAGTGGAAAAAGAAGAAGCCCACTTCAAAAACCTTTATGAGGCTGCCAACAAGGAAGGAAAACGCCTGAAGGTAGTCGCCAAATACAAAAACGGACATGGCTCTGTGGGGCTGGAGGCTGTGGATTCGGCCCATCCTTTTTACAACCTGGAAGGCAAGGACAACATTGTGCTGTTCTATACCAACCGCTACAAAGAGCAGCCTATGGTGATCAAAGGTGCCGGTGCCGGTGCTGAAGTGACCGCCTCGGGGATTTTTGCCGATGTACTGAGGCTTGCCCAGACCGACTAG
- a CDS encoding homoserine kinase translates to MESIQVFAPASVANVGPGYDTFGFAIEQLGDVITLTKRNDHKLKVLKAEGADLPTDPKNNVATVAIQSLLDYLESDQGMDVHIKKIFKPGSGLGSSASSASGAVFAANHLLGNPLKLEKLLDFALEGEALASKSYHADNVAPSLLGGFQVVRSYEPLELFRIPTPAALRVLIIFPDVEIKTSEAKGLIPKELSVKDAREQWGNVGALIHAMHSEDYSLLSHAVRDRIAEPVRKQLIPEYGKVKQTTLDFGAVGFNISGSGPSMFAFFKSSEAAKACMVKIEKMYQKVNLPVMLHLTKINPNGCQIL, encoded by the coding sequence TTGGAAAGCATTCAAGTATTTGCACCGGCCTCAGTGGCCAACGTAGGACCGGGTTATGACACTTTTGGCTTTGCCATAGAGCAGCTGGGAGATGTGATTACACTTACCAAACGAAATGATCATAAGCTGAAGGTACTGAAGGCAGAAGGTGCCGACCTTCCGACCGATCCTAAAAACAATGTGGCCACCGTGGCCATCCAGTCACTGCTGGACTATCTGGAAAGTGATCAGGGCATGGACGTGCACATTAAGAAAATATTCAAACCGGGAAGCGGCCTGGGAAGCAGCGCCTCCAGCGCCTCAGGTGCGGTGTTTGCGGCCAACCACCTCCTGGGCAACCCGCTGAAACTCGAGAAACTCCTTGATTTTGCGTTGGAGGGTGAAGCACTGGCTTCCAAAAGTTATCACGCCGATAACGTAGCCCCCTCCCTGCTCGGGGGCTTTCAGGTGGTGCGGAGCTACGAGCCTCTGGAGCTGTTCCGCATTCCCACTCCGGCCGCATTGCGGGTGCTCATCATCTTTCCGGATGTGGAAATCAAAACCTCAGAAGCCAAAGGATTAATTCCCAAAGAACTCTCCGTGAAGGATGCCCGTGAGCAGTGGGGCAACGTGGGCGCACTGATCCACGCCATGCATAGTGAGGATTATTCGCTACTTTCCCATGCGGTAAGGGACCGGATCGCTGAGCCTGTCAGAAAACAGCTGATCCCAGAATACGGCAAAGTCAAGCAAACGACCCTCGACTTTGGAGCTGTGGGTTTCAATATTTCCGGATCAGGGCCCAGCATGTTTGCCTTTTTCAAGAGTTCGGAAGCTGCCAAGGCCTGTATGGTTAAAATTGAAAAAATGTACCAAAAGGTGAATCTCCCGGTCATGCTGCATTTGACCAAAATCAATCCAAACGGGTGTCAGATCCTTTAA